A single window of Liolophura sinensis isolate JHLJ2023 chromosome 6, CUHK_Ljap_v2, whole genome shotgun sequence DNA harbors:
- the LOC135468047 gene encoding UTP--glucose-1-phosphate uridylyltransferase-like isoform X2 produces MTSTAFVRGHRRTPSDVQFKELMRKDAQVAMNKELLKLSQTAQGASQEKVRQDFENFEKLFSRFLLETGPSVEWEKIKLLPDEAIRSYGEIKQKDLRDVKSLLDKLVVIKLNGGLGTSMGCTGPKSAICVRNDLTFLDLTVQQIEHLNKTYDTDVPLVLMNSFNTDEDTQNILRRYSQIKVKIFTFLQSRFPRINRESLLPIAKNFGPDSDDGWYPPGHGDVYHSFYNSGLLDEFVKQGKQYVFVSNIDNLGATVDLNILHFLLDPTEGTAPEFLMEVTDKTRADIKGGTLVEYDGKLRLLEMAQVPKEHIDEFKSVNKFKIFNTNNLWINLEAIKRVVEESTLHMEIIVNPKTLENGTNVIQLETAVGAAIKSFEGAVGINVPRRRFLPVKTTSDLLVVMSNLYGLKTGALEMSPKRSFPSVPLTKLGTHFTKVKDFLRRFASIPDMLELDHLTVSGDVTFGKDVSLKGTVIIIANHGDRIDIPSGALLENKIVSGNLRIMDH; encoded by the exons ATGACTTCC ACGGCATTTGTACGCGGTCATCGGCGCACTCCAAGTGATGTACAGTTTAAGGAGCTAATGAGGAAGGATGCCCAGGTGGCCATGAATAAGGAGTTACTGAAGCTGTCTCAGACAGCCCAAGGTGCTTCACAGGAG AAAGTCAGGCAGGATTTTGAAAACTTTGAGAAGCTCTTCTCTCGTTTCCTTTTGGAAACTGGGCCATCAGTCGAATGGGAGAAGATTAAACTGCTACCAGATGAGGCA ATACGTTCCTATGGGGAGATTAAGCAGAAGGACCTGAGAGATGTCAAGTCTCTCCTTGATAAGCTTGTGGTCATCAAGCTTAATGGAGGCCTGGGAACTAGCATGGGATGTACCGGACCGAAAAGTGCCATTTGTGTCCGCAATGACCTCACCTTCTTGGATCTGACAGTACAACAAATAGAG CACTTAAACAAGACATATGACACAGACGTACCTTTGGTGCTGATGAACTCCTTTAACACAGATGAGGACACACAGAATATTCTGAGGCGGTATAGCCAGATCAAAGtcaagattttcacatttttacagaGCAG ATTTCCCAGAATAAACAGAGAATCTTTACTTCCTATTGCCAAAAACTTTGGTCCAGATTCTGATGATGG CTGGTATCCACCAGGTCACGGTGATGTCTATCACAGTTTTTACAACTCTGGTCTTCTGGATGAGTTTGTCAAACAAGGCAAGCAGTACGTTTTTGTGTCCAACATCGACAACCTGGGAGCTACAGTTGACCTCA ATATATTGCACTTCTTGTTAGACCCCACAGAAGGCACAGCACCAGAATTCCTGATGGAGGTCACAGATAAGACGAGAGCCGATATCAAG GGAGGTACGCTGGTGGAATATGATGGCAAGCTGAGGCTTCTGGAAATGGCACAGGTGCCAAAGGAACAT ATAGATGAATTTAAGAGTGTGAATAAGTTCAA gATTTTTAATACCAACAATTTATGGATCAATTTAGAAGCAATAAAAAGGGTTGTTGAAGAAAGCACGTTACATATGGAGATTATAGTAAACCCAAAG ACGTTGGAGAATGGGACAAATGTCATCCAGCTTGAGACGGCTGTGGGAGCAGCCATTAAGAGTTTTGAGGGTGCTGTGGGTATTAACGTGCCCAGACGGAGGTTCCTCCCTGTCAAGACGACCTCTGACCTTCTGGTTGTCATGAGCAACCTGTACGGGTTGAAGACAGGAGCACTGGAGATGAGCCCCAAACGGTCCTTTCCTTCTGTCCCACTCACAAAACTGGGGACACATTTCACAAAG GTGAAAGATTTTCTGCGTCGTTTTGCTAGCATTCCTGATATGTTAGAGCTAGACCATCTCACTGTGTCTGGAGATGTCACATTTGGGAAGGATGTCTCACTTAAG GGCACTGTGATAATCATCGCCAATCATGGAGATCGAATTGACATCCCATCCGGAGCTCTTCTGGAAAACAAGATAGTGTCTGGCAATTTACGCATTATGGATCACTGA
- the LOC135468047 gene encoding UTP--glucose-1-phosphate uridylyltransferase-like isoform X1 → MDTYQFQTAFVRGHRRTPSDVQFKELMRKDAQVAMNKELLKLSQTAQGASQEKVRQDFENFEKLFSRFLLETGPSVEWEKIKLLPDEAIRSYGEIKQKDLRDVKSLLDKLVVIKLNGGLGTSMGCTGPKSAICVRNDLTFLDLTVQQIEHLNKTYDTDVPLVLMNSFNTDEDTQNILRRYSQIKVKIFTFLQSRFPRINRESLLPIAKNFGPDSDDGWYPPGHGDVYHSFYNSGLLDEFVKQGKQYVFVSNIDNLGATVDLNILHFLLDPTEGTAPEFLMEVTDKTRADIKGGTLVEYDGKLRLLEMAQVPKEHIDEFKSVNKFKIFNTNNLWINLEAIKRVVEESTLHMEIIVNPKTLENGTNVIQLETAVGAAIKSFEGAVGINVPRRRFLPVKTTSDLLVVMSNLYGLKTGALEMSPKRSFPSVPLTKLGTHFTKVKDFLRRFASIPDMLELDHLTVSGDVTFGKDVSLKGTVIIIANHGDRIDIPSGALLENKIVSGNLRIMDH, encoded by the exons ATGGATACTTACCAGTTTCAA ACGGCATTTGTACGCGGTCATCGGCGCACTCCAAGTGATGTACAGTTTAAGGAGCTAATGAGGAAGGATGCCCAGGTGGCCATGAATAAGGAGTTACTGAAGCTGTCTCAGACAGCCCAAGGTGCTTCACAGGAG AAAGTCAGGCAGGATTTTGAAAACTTTGAGAAGCTCTTCTCTCGTTTCCTTTTGGAAACTGGGCCATCAGTCGAATGGGAGAAGATTAAACTGCTACCAGATGAGGCA ATACGTTCCTATGGGGAGATTAAGCAGAAGGACCTGAGAGATGTCAAGTCTCTCCTTGATAAGCTTGTGGTCATCAAGCTTAATGGAGGCCTGGGAACTAGCATGGGATGTACCGGACCGAAAAGTGCCATTTGTGTCCGCAATGACCTCACCTTCTTGGATCTGACAGTACAACAAATAGAG CACTTAAACAAGACATATGACACAGACGTACCTTTGGTGCTGATGAACTCCTTTAACACAGATGAGGACACACAGAATATTCTGAGGCGGTATAGCCAGATCAAAGtcaagattttcacatttttacagaGCAG ATTTCCCAGAATAAACAGAGAATCTTTACTTCCTATTGCCAAAAACTTTGGTCCAGATTCTGATGATGG CTGGTATCCACCAGGTCACGGTGATGTCTATCACAGTTTTTACAACTCTGGTCTTCTGGATGAGTTTGTCAAACAAGGCAAGCAGTACGTTTTTGTGTCCAACATCGACAACCTGGGAGCTACAGTTGACCTCA ATATATTGCACTTCTTGTTAGACCCCACAGAAGGCACAGCACCAGAATTCCTGATGGAGGTCACAGATAAGACGAGAGCCGATATCAAG GGAGGTACGCTGGTGGAATATGATGGCAAGCTGAGGCTTCTGGAAATGGCACAGGTGCCAAAGGAACAT ATAGATGAATTTAAGAGTGTGAATAAGTTCAA gATTTTTAATACCAACAATTTATGGATCAATTTAGAAGCAATAAAAAGGGTTGTTGAAGAAAGCACGTTACATATGGAGATTATAGTAAACCCAAAG ACGTTGGAGAATGGGACAAATGTCATCCAGCTTGAGACGGCTGTGGGAGCAGCCATTAAGAGTTTTGAGGGTGCTGTGGGTATTAACGTGCCCAGACGGAGGTTCCTCCCTGTCAAGACGACCTCTGACCTTCTGGTTGTCATGAGCAACCTGTACGGGTTGAAGACAGGAGCACTGGAGATGAGCCCCAAACGGTCCTTTCCTTCTGTCCCACTCACAAAACTGGGGACACATTTCACAAAG GTGAAAGATTTTCTGCGTCGTTTTGCTAGCATTCCTGATATGTTAGAGCTAGACCATCTCACTGTGTCTGGAGATGTCACATTTGGGAAGGATGTCTCACTTAAG GGCACTGTGATAATCATCGCCAATCATGGAGATCGAATTGACATCCCATCCGGAGCTCTTCTGGAAAACAAGATAGTGTCTGGCAATTTACGCATTATGGATCACTGA